One Vulpes lagopus strain Blue_001 chromosome 17, ASM1834538v1, whole genome shotgun sequence DNA segment encodes these proteins:
- the LOC121477292 gene encoding translation initiation factor IF-2-like isoform X1, whose translation MAPTLPEKEEPRPYSDTAAGGTTASSSAVGPGAGAGTSGAAPGGFGARAGAWGRAHPPAPGPGARARARGAAPPRPRSRRSRRRVRSSRGSRSSRTRARSSPHPPGPGARACAWGAAPELAAVPRAGRGAGPRLSAARRGVGGRRPRGQAPGRRSWCSPRPAGVQVRRLRGPSAARCSGWAGPSAPPRPARERRRRRCRGGARASSGARTASAREPRGWLRPVVPRFRGDGGAAADESSCCSFLILVCLFWGAQRRICLSLERDDPPSADSPRMPPPCWRLSSACGLPGNSTDGRLEPLWIRLTPWHLFLHRF comes from the exons ATGGCCCCAACCCTCCCCGAAAAGGAAGAGCCTCGGCCCTACAGCGACACCGCGGCGGGCGGCACCACAGCCAGCTCGTCCGCAGTAGGTCCCGGCGCAGGCGCTGGTACTAGCGGAGCAGCCCCGGGGGGTTTCGGCGCTCGCGCAGGCGCGTGGGGAAGagcccacccccccgcccccggtccCGGCGCTCGCGCACGCGCGCGAGGAGcagcacccccccgcccccggtccCGGCGCTCGCGCAGGCGGGTGAGGAGCAGCCGCGGGTCCCGGAGCTCGCGCACGCGCGCGaggagcagcccccaccccccgggtCCCGGCGCTCGCGCATGCGCGTGGGGAGCAGCCCCGGAGCTGGCGGCTGTGCCCAGAGCCGGACGGGGAGCCGGTCCCCGCTTGTCCGCGGCGCGCAGGGGCGTGGGGGGGCGGCGGCCCCGCGGGCAGGCCCCTGGGAGGCGGTCCTGGTGCTCCCCGCGGCCGGCCGGGGTGCAGGTGCGCAGGCTCCGCGGCCCCTCGGCTGCTCGGTGCTCAGGGTGGGCCGGGCCGTCGGCGCCCCCGCGGCCTGCGCGGGAACGGAGGCGGCGCCGTTGTCGGGGCGGGGCCCGCGCGTCCTCAGGCGCCCGCACCGCGTCTGCGCGCGAACCTCGGGGCTGGCTCAGGCCTGTCGTCCCGAGGTTCCGAGGAGATGGAGGAGCCGCGGCCGACGAGTCCTCTTGCTGCTCTTTCCtcattcttgtttgtttgttttggggggcaCAAA GAAGGATCTGCCTAAGCCTGGAGAGAGATGATCCTCCCAGCGCTGACAGTCCCCGGATGCCACCTCCCTGCTGGCGACTGTCAAGTGCCTGTGGCCTTCCTGGCAATTCCACAG ATGGCAGATTGGAACCACTCTGGATCCGGCTAACGCCTTGGCATCTCTTCCTGCACAGATTTTAA
- the LOC121477292 gene encoding uncharacterized protein LOC121477292 isoform X2: protein MRVGSSPGAGGCAQSRTGSRSPLVRGAQGRGGAAAPRAGPWEAVLVLPAAGRGAGRICLSLERDDPPSADSPRMPPPCWRLSSACGLPGNSTDGRLEPLWIRLTPWHLFLHRF, encoded by the exons ATGCGCGTGGGGAGCAGCCCCGGAGCTGGCGGCTGTGCCCAGAGCCGGACGGGGAGCCGGTCCCCGCTTGTCCGCGGCGCGCAGGGGCGTGGGGGGGCGGCGGCCCCGCGGGCAGGCCCCTGGGAGGCGGTCCTGGTGCTCCCCGCGGCCGGCCGGGGTGCAG GAAGGATCTGCCTAAGCCTGGAGAGAGATGATCCTCCCAGCGCTGACAGTCCCCGGATGCCACCTCCCTGCTGGCGACTGTCAAGTGCCTGTGGCCTTCCTGGCAATTCCACAG ATGGCAGATTGGAACCACTCTGGATCCGGCTAACGCCTTGGCATCTCTTCCTGCACAGATTTTAA